The Streptomyces sp. BHT-5-2 genomic interval CCCCGGATCGGGCCGGTCGGCGCGGACATCTTCTGCCGCGAGGCCCAGGCGGTCTGGCCGGGGCTGCGCCCCTTCTTCGACGAGCGGACCTGCGGGACCGCGCGCGAACTGGGGCTGCCGCACACCCCGCGCGGCCTCGGTGACCTGGTGCCCCCGAAGGACCACGCCCGGCTGGCCGCGGCCCTGACCCGCGTCGGCCGGTCCGAACACGCCGTCCGGGAGCTCCAGTCCGCGTAACACGCGGCCCGTGCCCGTGCCCCGGGAGCCGGGGCGGTTCCGCCGGACCCCGCGCCCCGGCGTACTGTTGCCCGCCGACGGCCCGGACGATCACCGGGCCGTGGCCGCGCCGGCACCCGGCGCCGGGCGGCCGGGCCCCAGGGGGAGGATGCGGCATGAGCAAGGTCGAGGAGTTCGAGGAACTGCGGCCGCTGCTGTTCTCGATCGCCTACCGGATTCTGGGCAGTGTGGCCGAGGCCGAGGACGCGGTGCAGGAGACCTGGCTGCGCTTCGACGCCGTCTCGACCCGGCCCGCCTCGACCCGGGCCTTCCTGTCGACCGCGGTGACCCGGATCGCGATCGATGTGCTGCGCTCCGCACGGGTGCGGCGCGAGGAGTACGTCGGCCCGTGGTTCCCCGAACCGCTGTTGAACGATCCGTACCAGGACCCGGTGCGCTCGGCGGAGCTGACCGACTCGGTGTCGGTGGCGGCGCTGTTGCTGCTGGAGCGGCTCAGCCCGCTGGAGCGGGCGGTGTTCGTGCTGCGGGACGCCTTCGGCTTCGGGTTCGACGAGGTCGCCGCGGCGGTGGGGCGTTCGGAGGCGGCGTGCCGGCAGCTGCTGGTGCGCGCCCGGCGCCACATGGCGGACCGGCGGCCGCGGTTCACGGCGGACCGGCAGGAGCGCCGGGAGCTGGCGGCACGGTTCGTCGGCGCCCTCCGCGAGGGCGACCTCGACGGCCTCCGGGAACTGCTCGCCGCCGATGTGTCGATGGCCGGCGACGGCGGCGGCCGGGCCCCGCAGCTGGCCCGCGCCGTCGTCGGCGCCGAGAACGTGGCCCGGCTGCTGGCTGCCGTCTTCCCCTGGCTGGCCCGGATCGAGGTGACCGCCGAGCCGCGGGAGATCAACGGCCAGCCCGGCGCCCTCTTCCACGACCGGGACGGCAGGGTGCTGCACGCCCTGACCCTCGATGTCCTCGACGGCCGGATCCAGGACATCCGCTTGGTGCTCAATCCCGACAAGCTCGGCCACTTGGGGCCGGTCGCCGATGCCTGGGCCGTCGACCGGGAGCTGAAGCAGGCGCGACGGCAGGGTAGTTGATGCTCTGGCGCTCCGGCAGTGGGTCAGCCGCGATATCCCGTGGTCGCCGCCGGCAGCGGCCCCTATGATGTGCCCATGCAGCTGTCGTCGTGCCTGAGCTGGTGGCGCTCCTCGTAGGAGCGGCCGCCTCTCGCGCATGACCAAGGGCCGTTCGCACGGACGGCCCTTTTCGTGTCCCCTGGAACAGGGGTGGTGCCGTCCCGACGGCACCACCGACCACCAGGAGACCTCATGGACACCACGGCCCCGATCGCGGACTTCGACGCCCCTGCCGCGCCCACTCCCGCCCCCGCCTCTTCCTCGGCCCTTCCGGATGCCTCGGCTTCCGAAGCTGTCGCGGCCGACCGGCTGGGGGCCTCGGCCGCGCGGGAACGCACCGCGGTGCTGGAGGAACTGATCCGTACCGACCCCGGGCAGTTCCGGGTCCTGACCGGCGACCGCCCCACCGGACGGCTGCACCTGGGCCACTACTTCGGCACGCTCCACAATCGGGTACGGCTGCAGAACCTGGGCGCGGAGCTGTTCGTGATCATCGCGGACTACCAGGTGCTCACCGACCGCGATGTGGCCGACAACCTGACCACGTACGTCGAGGAACTGGTCCTGGACTACCTCGCCATCGGCGTGGACCCGGAGCGCAGCACGATTTTCACGCACAGCGCCGTCCCCGCCCTCAACCAGCTGCTGCTGCCGTTCCTCAGCCTGGTCTCCGTCGCCGAACTCAACCGCAACCCCACCGTGAAGGACGAGATCAGCCACTCCCGCCAGTCGGCCGTCAGCGGCCTGATGTTCACCTATCCCGTCCACCAGGCCGCCGACATCCTCTTCTGCAAGGCCGATCTCGTCCCGGTCGGCCAGGACCAGCTTCCGCACCTCGAACTCACCCGCACCGTCGCGCGCCGCTTCAACGACCGCTACGGCAACGGCTCCACGGTCTTCCCCCGGCCCGACGCCCTGCTGTCGAGCGCGCCGCTGCTGCTCGGCACCGACGGCACCAAGATGAGCAAGAGCCGGGGCAACGCCCTCACCCTGGCCGCCGACGCCGATGAGACCGCCCGGCTGATCAAGGGGGCGAAGACCGACGCCGAGCGCCACATCGGCTACGACCCGGCCACCCGCCCCGAGGTGTCCTCACTGCTCCTCCTGGCGGCCCTCTGCCAGGGCCGGACCCCCGAGCAGGTCGCCGCCGACATCGGCTCCGCGGGCGCCGCCGCGCTGAAGCGGACCGTGACCGAGGCGGTCAACGAGTACCTGGCGCCGATCCGGGCCCGCCGCAGGGCGTACGCGCAGGACCGCGCCCTGCTCCGCCGGATCCTGCGCGAGGGCAACGAGCGGGCCAACGCCGTGGCCGACGCCACCCTCGCCGAGGTGCGCACCGCGATGAACAGCCACTACTGATGATCAGCCACTACTGAGGGCGCGGCCGAAGGCGCAGGCGCCACTCAGTCGGGGACCGTGACGGCCTGTGGGGTCGCCTCCCGGATCCGGGTGGTGATCCACTTGATCTGGGTGCGGTTCTCGTCGTGCAGGGCGGATGCCTCGGCGAGCAGTTCGCACTCGCACAGCGCCCGGGCGACCTGGCCGAGCATCACCCAGCGGATGTGGACGCGCTGCGCCTTCTCGTGCAGGTGGCACAGGTCGTGGAGCAGGGCCAGGCCGGCCTCGCGGCGGTCGCGGCGGAGCGCCGCGGACGTGTGGCGGACGGCGTCCCGCACCGCGGACAGCGGCTCGGGCGCGGTCGTCTGCGCGTGCAGGCGCACCTCGAAGCGCTCGCCCCAGGCCCGGACGCGCTCGGCGTGCCGGTCGCACTGCGCGGCGACGGTGTGGGCCGGGTGGTACGTGCCGCAGTCCGCCGCCTGGCGTTCGGCGACGCTCCGGCAGGTCCTCGCCAAGTCCGTCACGGCGTCGTGGAGTTCCCGCAGGAGGGCGCCGGGCCTGTTCATCGTCGCGGCCCCGGCTCCGCGGCATCGGCGACCTTGGTCAGCCGCACCGGAGTGGCCTTGTAGACGGGTTGCTTGGACACCGGGTCCCATGCGGTGTGGGTGAGTTCGTTGGCGGCCCGGTCGTGCCGTCCGGGGTCGGTCCGGTCGAAGTAGCCGTAGTGGAACGGGACGAACACCAGGCCGGGACGGCTGCCGCGCAGCACCGCGGGGGCCTCGATCTCGCCCTGGCGGGAGGACACCCGCACCAGGTCGCCCTCGGCGATGTCCCGGCTGTGCGCGTCGTCGGGATGCAGCTCCACCCACACCTCCGGGGCCGCGTCGTCGAGTTCGGGGACGCGGGCGGTCTTGGTGCGGGTGCGCCAGTGGTACACGCAGCGGCCGGTGGTCAGCTGCAACGGGTGGTCCTCGTCCGGGAGTTCGTGCGGCGGCAGGTAGTGCGCCGCCTTCAGGACGGCCCGGCCCGCGGGGTCGTGCAGCCGGTACTCGTCGGGTTCGTGCTGGGCGCCGGTGGCGAGGTCGTGCCCGTAGTCCTCGCAGCGGTCGGCGGCGGTGGGGAAGACATGGTCGGTGTAGAGGCGCTCGGTGCCGTCGGGGGCGGACTCCGTGCAGGGCCACTGCACACCGTCGCTGCCGCGCAGCCGCTCGTAGGTGAGGGCGGACTGGTCGCAGGGCCGCCCCTCGGTCAGGGCGATGAAGTCGTGCCAGGCGTCCTCCGGCTGGTGCCAGCGCACCAGCGGGCCGCCGTCGCGGTCGGTCAGGTGCATCCGCCGGGCGTAGTCGAGCAGGACGGCGAAGTCGCTGCGGGCCTCTCCGGGCGGTTCGACGGCCTTGTGCGACAGGTGGACGGTGCGGTCGGCGTTGGTGACACAGCCGGTCTTCTCGCCCCACATGGCGGCGGGCAGCACCACGTCCGCCAGGGCGGTGGTCTCGGTCGGGAAGGCGTCGGAGACGACGAGGAAGAGCCGGTCGGATCCGAGGACGGAGCGGATGCGGTGCAGGTCGGGGAGGGAGACGGCGGGGTTGGACCCGGTGATCCAGAGGAACCTGATCGAACCGGTCTCGCA includes:
- a CDS encoding RNA polymerase sigma-70 factor, whose translation is MSKVEEFEELRPLLFSIAYRILGSVAEAEDAVQETWLRFDAVSTRPASTRAFLSTAVTRIAIDVLRSARVRREEYVGPWFPEPLLNDPYQDPVRSAELTDSVSVAALLLLERLSPLERAVFVLRDAFGFGFDEVAAAVGRSEAACRQLLVRARRHMADRRPRFTADRQERRELAARFVGALREGDLDGLRELLAADVSMAGDGGGRAPQLARAVVGAENVARLLAAVFPWLARIEVTAEPREINGQPGALFHDRDGRVLHALTLDVLDGRIQDIRLVLNPDKLGHLGPVADAWAVDRELKQARRQGS
- the trpS gene encoding tryptophan--tRNA ligase; this encodes MDTTAPIADFDAPAAPTPAPASSSALPDASASEAVAADRLGASAARERTAVLEELIRTDPGQFRVLTGDRPTGRLHLGHYFGTLHNRVRLQNLGAELFVIIADYQVLTDRDVADNLTTYVEELVLDYLAIGVDPERSTIFTHSAVPALNQLLLPFLSLVSVAELNRNPTVKDEISHSRQSAVSGLMFTYPVHQAADILFCKADLVPVGQDQLPHLELTRTVARRFNDRYGNGSTVFPRPDALLSSAPLLLGTDGTKMSKSRGNALTLAADADETARLIKGAKTDAERHIGYDPATRPEVSSLLLLAALCQGRTPEQVAADIGSAGAAALKRTVTEAVNEYLAPIRARRRAYAQDRALLRRILREGNERANAVADATLAEVRTAMNSHY